One region of Vibrio sp. FE10 genomic DNA includes:
- the yjeH gene encoding L-methionine/branched-chain amino acid transporter — MSQLKQEITLMSGIGQLSTTLLGTGLFMIPAIAAGIAGQLSLLAWLILFIAICPIALTFAALGKRYPNAGGTAYFVRQAFSERLETSVAWLFVSVIPVGIPAAIALAGGFAQQLLPVPLDTPLGAQSFTVALLIAVNLMGSKSSGRLQTVIALSIFALVSAFVWKADITAADIAVPTMTSDSMWSIGAALAVMFWCFVGIEAFAHMGEEFKNPQRDFPIAIIAGCFVAGLVYWACSVVIIKLGAYGSPEFDAASIPWVTEQLFGNGFKTVISVLGFFACFASLNLYTQSLSRMIWAQARQHTPTSKMAQLNSRGVPLYPTLAIGFIALISCVIGELSDLDLEFFLKLANGIFVLVYLLAMLAACRLLTGASRYTAMISLVICTLVFICLSWSMLYAVTVFVTLSLPWRKWLGKPTVSIDKL, encoded by the coding sequence ATGTCACAACTCAAACAAGAAATCACGCTAATGTCCGGAATTGGACAACTCTCTACGACCTTGCTGGGTACTGGGCTCTTTATGATTCCCGCTATTGCCGCTGGCATCGCAGGGCAGTTGTCACTACTCGCGTGGTTAATCCTGTTTATCGCTATTTGCCCGATCGCCCTAACCTTTGCAGCATTAGGGAAACGCTACCCTAATGCAGGAGGCACGGCCTATTTTGTGCGCCAAGCGTTCAGCGAGCGATTAGAAACGAGCGTTGCTTGGTTGTTTGTGAGTGTGATCCCTGTCGGCATTCCCGCTGCGATTGCATTGGCGGGCGGCTTTGCTCAACAACTGCTACCCGTACCACTCGACACACCTCTGGGTGCTCAATCCTTTACCGTCGCTCTGCTTATCGCCGTCAATTTGATGGGCAGTAAGTCTTCCGGCCGCTTACAAACCGTGATTGCATTGTCCATCTTTGCCTTAGTCAGCGCTTTTGTCTGGAAAGCCGACATCACTGCAGCTGACATAGCGGTTCCGACTATGACATCCGATTCAATGTGGTCTATTGGTGCGGCACTGGCGGTCATGTTTTGGTGCTTTGTCGGGATAGAAGCCTTTGCTCACATGGGAGAGGAATTTAAAAATCCACAACGTGACTTCCCAATCGCCATCATTGCAGGGTGTTTCGTCGCGGGCTTAGTGTACTGGGCTTGTTCAGTGGTTATTATCAAGCTAGGCGCTTATGGTTCACCTGAGTTTGATGCTGCCTCTATCCCTTGGGTGACAGAACAACTGTTTGGCAATGGCTTTAAAACCGTCATCAGTGTACTTGGCTTCTTTGCTTGTTTTGCGAGCCTAAACCTTTATACCCAAAGCTTGTCTCGCATGATTTGGGCTCAAGCTCGTCAGCACACCCCTACCAGTAAAATGGCGCAGCTTAATAGCCGTGGCGTACCACTTTATCCAACCTTGGCTATTGGCTTTATCGCGCTTATCTCGTGTGTGATTGGTGAGCTGTCGGATTTGGATCTCGAGTTCTTTCTTAAACTCGCCAATGGCATTTTTGTTTTGGTTTATCTGCTTGCGATGTTAGCAGCCTGCCGATTACTGACTGGCGCATCTAGATACACAGCCATGATCTCATTGGTCATCTGTACGCTGGTGTTTATCTGCCTAAGTTGGTCGATGCTTTATGCTGTGACTGTTTTTGTGACATTGTCACTCCCTTGGCGCAAATGGTTGGGTAAACCCACCGTCTCTATCGACAAGTTGTAG
- a CDS encoding PLP-dependent aminotransferase family protein, translating into MQPIDVGDLQLDDQHDTRQTALFHAIREKIVQDLWSKGSKLPSTRKLAVELSVSRNTVIYAYEQLVTEGYIESKQGSGFYVSVEQPEHFLSLSQSSSIQSSHDVSAEVDTASSARVTSNDINRSFAPGVPDLDAFPFAKWQRLLQRHGTRQNIAGNQDVQGSFALREALSGYLASSRSVRCHADRIIITAGAQQAISIGLMATLAMGDQILMEEPGYRQVHKIVDMLKLDLDGVSVREKVGLDVDKILASDAKALYVTPSNQYPMGTTLNTEQRLKLIDWANKNQSWIIEDDYDSEFQFAHRPYTSMQGLAGKLGFDDRIIYVGSLSKVMFNGLRLGYLVVPEHLVARCLEIKDALTGDTAAHTQEALADFVHEGDLLRHIRKMRRSYKLKYEAMIDAIQSEFNGDLEVISQAAGLHVTVKWYQGISEHEWSRRAEQENVVIRPFDFYEYGSTNIRDWNAVILGFGNIRLVEIKPKIKQIARLFYQ; encoded by the coding sequence ATGCAGCCTATTGATGTCGGTGACCTACAGTTAGACGATCAACATGACACACGCCAAACCGCCTTGTTTCATGCGATAAGAGAAAAGATTGTCCAAGATTTATGGAGCAAGGGCAGCAAGTTACCTTCAACGCGCAAGTTGGCTGTGGAATTGTCAGTAAGCCGAAATACGGTGATTTACGCGTATGAACAACTGGTCACCGAAGGTTATATCGAGAGCAAGCAAGGTTCAGGTTTTTATGTGTCGGTTGAACAGCCTGAACATTTCTTGAGTTTATCTCAATCGAGCAGTATTCAGAGTTCACATGATGTGAGTGCAGAGGTTGATACAGCAAGTAGCGCGCGAGTGACATCCAATGATATCAACCGAAGTTTTGCTCCGGGTGTACCCGATCTGGATGCATTCCCTTTTGCTAAGTGGCAGAGATTACTGCAGCGACACGGAACACGTCAGAACATCGCAGGTAATCAAGATGTTCAAGGCAGCTTTGCCTTAAGAGAAGCACTAAGCGGCTACCTCGCGAGCAGCCGTTCAGTTCGGTGTCATGCAGACAGAATCATCATCACGGCAGGGGCACAGCAAGCAATCTCAATTGGCTTAATGGCCACGTTGGCGATGGGCGACCAAATCCTGATGGAGGAGCCTGGTTATCGACAGGTCCATAAAATTGTCGATATGCTAAAGCTCGATCTTGATGGCGTCAGTGTGCGTGAAAAAGTGGGTCTCGACGTTGATAAGATTTTAGCCAGTGATGCTAAGGCTTTGTATGTGACCCCAAGTAATCAATATCCAATGGGGACGACACTCAACACAGAACAACGCTTGAAACTGATTGATTGGGCCAACAAAAATCAGTCTTGGATCATTGAAGATGACTACGACAGTGAATTTCAATTTGCTCATCGTCCGTATACAAGCATGCAGGGGCTGGCGGGTAAGTTAGGCTTTGACGACCGAATTATCTATGTCGGTTCACTGAGTAAAGTCATGTTCAACGGCTTGCGCTTAGGATACTTAGTTGTACCTGAACACTTGGTTGCGAGGTGTCTCGAGATTAAAGACGCGCTCACCGGAGACACGGCTGCACATACACAAGAAGCGCTGGCTGATTTCGTCCATGAAGGTGACTTGCTACGACATATCAGAAAGATGCGTCGTTCATATAAACTCAAATATGAAGCGATGATTGACGCTATTCAAAGCGAGTTTAACGGAGACCTTGAAGTGATCAGCCAAGCCGCAGGATTACATGTAACGGTGAAGTGGTACCAAGGGATATCTGAACACGAGTGGAGCCGACGGGCTGAGCAGGAAAATGTCGTAATCAGACCTTTTGATTTTTACGAGTATGGATCAACCAATATTCGCGATTGGAATGCCGTGATCCTCGGCTTTGGTAATATCCGATTGGTCGAGATAAAGCCGAAGATCAAACAGATCGCTCGGCTTTTTTATCAATAA
- a CDS encoding pyridoxamine 5'-phosphate oxidase family protein, with product MLSNTKRTTIKKGAHKAEFEPEKLHQIIDESLIAHIALEGEQGPLIIPMLAWRVDDMVYIHGAKNSRLLKGLKKGNPTCLTFTLFDGWVLARSAFHHSAHYRSAVVFGSFSAIDDNQEKDRLLNIFIEQIAPGRTDEVRLSNEKELTATELLAIPLTEASVKIGKHGVNDDKADMDTPVWAGVLPYRTVVGPLETVPEQEGLVDKPDYQAAYGERWYQN from the coding sequence ATGTTATCTAACACGAAAAGAACCACGATCAAGAAAGGGGCTCACAAGGCCGAATTTGAACCAGAAAAACTGCATCAGATCATTGATGAAAGCTTAATCGCGCACATTGCACTAGAAGGTGAGCAAGGCCCGTTGATTATCCCAATGCTCGCATGGCGAGTGGATGACATGGTCTATATCCATGGCGCCAAAAACAGCCGTCTTCTGAAAGGGTTAAAAAAGGGAAACCCTACCTGCCTAACATTTACTTTGTTTGATGGCTGGGTGTTGGCACGTTCTGCTTTTCATCACAGTGCGCATTACCGCTCAGCAGTGGTATTTGGGTCTTTCTCTGCGATTGATGATAACCAAGAAAAAGATCGCTTGTTGAACATCTTCATTGAGCAAATCGCACCGGGCAGAACCGATGAAGTCAGGCTCAGCAATGAAAAGGAGCTGACCGCGACCGAACTACTAGCGATACCGTTAACCGAAGCGTCTGTGAAGATAGGGAAACATGGTGTGAATGATGATAAAGCCGATATGGATACCCCCGTTTGGGCAGGCGTATTACCTTATCGCACCGTTGTTGGACCATTAGAGACGGTTCCTGAACAAGAAGGCCTTGTCGATAAGCCGGATTACCAAGCAGCCTATGGTGAACGTTGGTATCAGAATTAG